A single window of Scomber scombrus chromosome 12, fScoSco1.1, whole genome shotgun sequence DNA harbors:
- the gpr137ba gene encoding G protein-coupled receptor 137Ba, which yields MEALVEENEPSLMDQPMPLPTLSPAVPPYVTLGLTVVYTVFYSLLFIFIYVQLWMVLRYRHKRFSYQTVFLFLCLLWSALRTVLFSFYFKNFITANTLGPFPFWLLYCFPVCLQFFTLSLMNLYFAQVIFKAKSKYAPELLRYRLPLYLLFLFISLVFLVVNLVCALLVRMSSAEAHTIVLVRVTINDTLFVLCAVSLSLCLYKIAKMSLANIYLESKGTSVCQVTVIGAIVILLYASRACYNLVVLGLSNKSINSFDYDWYNVSDQADLQSTLGNTGYVVFGVILFVWELLPTSLVVFFFRVRQPNLDRSGSGLPGHVFSSRAYFFDNPRRYDSDDDLAWSVMPQNIQASLAADSYEWGSQSSGISAYIGGDESYHLPPPPSEELSHY from the exons ATGGAGGCCCTGGTGGAGGAAAATGAGCCGTCGCTGATGGACCAGCCCATGCCTCTGCCTACCCTCAGCCCGGCCGTACCCCCTTACGTCACTTTGGGCCTGACAGTGGTGTACACCGTCTTCTATTCCctgctcttcatcttcatctacGTGCAGCTCTGGATGGTCCTGCGGTACCGACACAAGCGCTTCAGCTACCAGACTGTGTTCCTCTTCCTGTGCCTGCTGTGGTCGGCCCTGCGCACCGTGCTCTTCTCCTTTTACTTCAAGAACTTTATCACAGCCAACACTTTGGGGCCCTTTCCATTTTGGCTGCTCTACTGCTTCCCCGTTTGCCTGCAGTTCTTCACACTCAGTCTCATGAACCTTTACTTTGCACAg GTCATTTTCAAAGCAAAGTCAAAATATGCACCAGAGCTTTTGAGATACAG GCTGCCACTGTACCTGCTCTTCCTGTTTATCAGCCTGGTGTTTTTAGTCGTGAACTTAGTGTGCGCCCTCCTGGTGAGGATGTCTTCTGCAGAAGCCCACACCATTGTGCTGGTGAGGGTCACGATCAACGACACGCTCTTTGTCCTGTGTGCCGTCTCGCTCTCCCTTTGTCTGTACAAGATCGCCAAGATGTCGCTGGCCAACATTTACCTGGAATCCAAG GGAACGTCAGTGTGCCAGGTGACTGTTATAGGAGCCATTGTCATCCTCCTGTATGCATCCAGGGCCTGCTACAATCTGGTTGTCCTGGGACTCTCAAACAAGAGTATTAACTCCTTTGACTATGACTGGTACAACGTTTCAGACCAG gcAGATTTACAGTCGACTTTGGGCAACACGGGCTACGTGGTCTTCGGGGTGATCTTGTTTGTGTGGGAGCTGCTCCCAACTTCTCTTGTAGTTTTCTTCTTCAGAGTTCGGCAACCCAACCTAGACAGA AGTGGCTCTGGGCTTCCTGGTCATGTCTTCTCCTCTAGGGCTTATTTTTTTGACAACCCACGTCGTTACGACAGTGACGATGACCTGGCATGGAGCGTCATGCCTCAGAATATCCAAGCCag TTTGGCGGCCGACAGTTACGAGTGGGGAAGCCAAAGCAGCGGCATCAGTGCCTACATCGGAGGGGACGAGAGTtaccacctccctcctcctccttcagagGAGCTCAGCCATTACTGA